A portion of the candidate division WOR-3 bacterium genome contains these proteins:
- a CDS encoding ankyrin repeat domain-containing protein, which translates to MNLQRSFAGRCLGSNKAFLAVLPLVLSLGLTVCFLPSCGRRAALIDAASEGDLDKVKALIKKGVDVNVKDNYGWTPLMEATAEGHLDVAKFLVEQGADVNARNKIGATALMWAASMGRLYMVKYLIEQGADINVRDNYGRTALMEAAYFGHSYVVKFLVEQGADIHAVDKQGRTALRDALDEGHLDIAAYLKKVGAEE; encoded by the coding sequence ATGAATCTCCAAAGAAGCTTTGCGGGGCGCTGCCTTGGTTCTAACAAGGCGTTTTTAGCCGTTTTACCTCTGGTGTTATCCCTGGGATTGACGGTATGTTTTCTACCATCCTGCGGACGCCGAGCGGCTTTGATAGATGCTGCCAGTGAAGGGGATTTGGATAAGGTAAAGGCACTGATAAAGAAGGGTGTGGATGTTAATGTCAAAGACAATTATGGCTGGACACCTTTGATGGAGGCGACCGCAGAAGGGCACCTGGATGTAGCAAAGTTTCTTGTTGAGCAGGGCGCTGATGTCAACGCCAGAAATAAAATTGGTGCCACCGCCTTGATGTGGGCTGCAAGTATGGGGAGGCTTTATATGGTGAAGTATCTAATTGAGCAGGGCGCCGATATTAATGTTCGGGATAATTACGGCAGAACTGCCCTGATGGAGGCGGCATATTTCGGTCATTCCTATGTGGTGAAGTTCCTTGTTGAGCAGGGCGCTGATATCCACGCTGTTGATAAACAGGGCAGGACCGCGCTCAGGGATGCGCTTGATGAGGGACATTTAGATATTGCGGCATATCTGAAAAAGGTAGGGGCGGAAGAATAA